The proteins below are encoded in one region of Amycolatopsis magusensis:
- a CDS encoding BTAD domain-containing putative transcriptional regulator, giving the protein MRFCVLGSLEIVDDGPPVELSGVKQRAVLGYLLLHANHVVPTSHVVKALWADGVPSTGRKMVQNAVSGIRRTLASRPHAAGRTPMLLTHAPGYLLRVDPESVDLHHFQTLAERGRAELAEGLAEPAARTLREALGLWRGPALADLVETGIAWPELAALEKLKLVALEDRFEAELSCGRHHEVIAELEEVVATEPLRERLCGQLMLALYRSGRQADALDVYRRTYALLVDGLGIEPGRELRELQRMILNQDAALTVPGVPAGQIRVATTINPATVGAGTRTIPGQRQPSPEPPVRQDKPEPVKTADAVPVAAVRLPPSAPADARAERKNVSAVLVSAQLGPGMADADPEDVDEAMRGISAIIGGEVRRFDGVAGGSIGPMYLVLFGVPRNHENDAERAVRAALAIRDRFLADEIPELGVRAATGISVGVAVATGSALVRYGSCDAPPMVTGSVMDGCARLLSAVPDGDILVCDATRHATDEAITYAPVPGGGRGALAVAPAPRAISVPATGPGLVGRDHELQVLRSLLGQVRGWRRPHLVTMLGEPGIGKSRLLAEFGRQAAERGEIAAALTGNTQPFAAEAPYAALTGVLREHCGFSAADSAGLVREKIATAIDRLAVPAEAAAWMRENLCRLAGLGDQPADPGQMLAAWCRFLEAIAVAGPVVVVLEDLHWATDELLDFVDELSDHAAPVPLFVVATARPELLQRRPGWGGGRRHATTTTMDPLSDNEIAGILRHLVAGDPAEAEQDPIVQDSLTEFCRVLAVRVGGNPLFAVEYARVLADRLRSGDWPDSERDQLPLPQAVHSVIAARLDTLPAVDKAVLLDASVVGEPVTPAAVAAVGDREQAEAARSLGNLERLEFLRRARPAGAGGEAAYVFGHSLVRDVAYAQLPRSDRADKQRRAREWAEATGWEAPALAEEKCAS; this is encoded by the coding sequence GTGAGGTTCTGCGTTCTCGGTTCCCTGGAGATAGTGGACGACGGGCCGCCGGTGGAACTGAGCGGCGTGAAGCAGCGGGCCGTGCTCGGGTACCTCCTGCTGCACGCGAACCACGTGGTGCCGACCAGTCACGTGGTCAAGGCGCTCTGGGCCGACGGCGTGCCCTCGACCGGGCGCAAGATGGTGCAGAACGCCGTCTCCGGTATCCGCCGCACCCTGGCTTCCCGCCCGCACGCCGCCGGCCGCACCCCGATGCTGCTCACCCACGCCCCCGGTTACCTCCTGCGCGTGGACCCCGAGTCGGTCGACCTGCACCACTTCCAGACCCTCGCCGAGCGCGGCCGCGCGGAACTGGCCGAGGGACTGGCCGAACCGGCCGCCCGCACCCTGCGCGAGGCACTCGGCCTCTGGCGCGGGCCCGCGCTGGCCGACCTCGTCGAGACCGGCATCGCCTGGCCCGAACTGGCCGCGCTGGAGAAGCTGAAGCTGGTCGCGCTGGAGGATCGGTTCGAGGCGGAGCTGAGCTGCGGGCGCCACCACGAGGTGATCGCCGAACTCGAAGAGGTCGTGGCCACCGAACCGCTGCGCGAGCGGCTGTGCGGGCAGTTGATGCTCGCGCTCTACCGCTCCGGCAGGCAGGCCGACGCGCTCGACGTCTACCGCCGCACCTACGCGCTGCTCGTCGACGGCCTCGGCATCGAACCCGGCCGCGAACTCCGCGAACTGCAGCGCATGATCCTCAACCAGGACGCCGCGCTGACCGTGCCGGGGGTGCCCGCCGGGCAGATCCGCGTGGCCACGACGATCAACCCCGCCACCGTCGGCGCCGGGACGCGGACCATCCCCGGTCAGCGCCAGCCCTCCCCGGAACCGCCCGTGCGCCAGGACAAGCCCGAACCGGTCAAGACCGCCGACGCGGTCCCGGTCGCCGCCGTCCGGCTGCCGCCGTCGGCCCCGGCCGACGCCAGGGCGGAACGCAAGAACGTCAGCGCGGTCCTGGTTTCCGCGCAACTCGGGCCGGGCATGGCCGACGCCGATCCCGAGGACGTCGACGAGGCCATGCGCGGGATCAGCGCCATCATCGGCGGTGAGGTCCGGCGCTTCGACGGGGTGGCGGGCGGCTCGATCGGCCCGATGTACCTGGTGTTGTTCGGCGTGCCCCGCAACCACGAGAACGACGCCGAGCGCGCGGTCCGGGCGGCGCTGGCCATCCGCGACCGGTTCCTCGCCGACGAGATCCCCGAACTCGGGGTCCGCGCGGCCACCGGCATCAGCGTCGGGGTCGCGGTGGCCACCGGCAGCGCGCTGGTCCGCTACGGGTCCTGCGACGCGCCGCCCATGGTCACCGGCTCGGTGATGGACGGCTGCGCGCGCCTGCTGTCCGCGGTGCCCGACGGCGACATCCTCGTCTGCGACGCCACCCGGCACGCCACCGACGAGGCCATCACCTACGCCCCCGTCCCCGGTGGCGGCCGGGGCGCGCTGGCCGTGGCGCCCGCGCCGCGGGCGATCAGCGTGCCGGCGACCGGGCCGGGCCTGGTCGGGCGGGACCACGAACTCCAGGTGCTGCGCAGCCTGCTCGGGCAGGTCCGCGGCTGGCGGCGCCCGCACCTGGTGACCATGCTGGGCGAGCCGGGCATCGGCAAGAGCAGGCTGCTCGCGGAGTTCGGCAGGCAGGCCGCCGAGCGGGGTGAGATCGCCGCCGCGCTGACCGGCAACACCCAGCCGTTCGCCGCCGAAGCGCCCTACGCCGCGCTGACCGGGGTCCTGCGTGAGCACTGCGGCTTCTCCGCCGCCGACTCCGCCGGGCTGGTGCGCGAAAAGATCGCCACCGCGATCGACCGGCTCGCGGTGCCCGCCGAGGCCGCCGCCTGGATGCGCGAGAACCTGTGCCGCCTGGCCGGGCTGGGCGACCAGCCCGCCGATCCCGGGCAGATGCTGGCCGCGTGGTGCCGGTTCCTCGAAGCCATCGCGGTCGCCGGGCCGGTGGTCGTGGTGCTGGAGGACCTGCACTGGGCCACCGACGAACTGCTGGACTTCGTCGACGAACTGTCCGACCACGCCGCGCCGGTGCCGCTGTTCGTGGTGGCCACCGCGCGCCCGGAACTGCTGCAGCGCCGTCCCGGCTGGGGCGGGGGACGGCGCCACGCCACCACCACGACGATGGATCCGTTGTCCGACAACGAGATCGCCGGGATCCTGCGGCACCTGGTGGCCGGTGACCCGGCCGAGGCCGAGCAGGACCCGATCGTGCAGGACTCGCTCACCGAGTTCTGCCGCGTGCTCGCCGTGCGGGTCGGCGGGAACCCCTTGTTCGCCGTCGAGTACGCCCGTGTGCTGGCCGATCGCCTGCGCAGCGGGGACTGGCCCGACTCCGAGCGCGACCAGCTGCCGCTGCCGCAGGCGGTGCACAGCGTGATCGCCGCCCGGCTGGACACCCTCCCCGCGGTGGACAAGGCGGTCCTGCTCGACGCTTCGGTGGTCGGTGAGCCGGTCACCCCGGCGGCGGTGGCCGCGGTCGGCGACCGCGAGCAGGCCGAGGCCGCCAGATCCCTGGGCAACCTGGAACGCCTGGAGTTCCTGCGCCGGGCCCGCCCGGCGGGGGCGGGTGGGGAGGCGGCCTACGTGTTCGGCCACTCGCTGGTCCGGGACGTGGCCTACGCCCAGCTCCCGCGTTCGGACCGGGCGGACAAGCAGCGGCGCGCCAGGGAGTGGGCCGAGGCCACCGGCTGGGAGGCACCGGCGCTGGCCGAGGAGAAGTGCGCCTCGTGA
- a CDS encoding LuxR family transcriptional regulator, with protein sequence MEGFAPHAPRLRGRAGQLRLLGEHLDAVACGRPTIANLAGTAGSGKTALLAAAADEAASRGFRVLTARSARLERDFVFGVVRQLLESTVFEASQEERERLLAGPAAFAVEVLEAGPSATAVDLHSTFHSLWHLSRFLAEGSPLLLVIDDVHFADSLSTQWLDYVSRRLSGQRIGIFTAGTRGAEAGPFGKAPGVTGAEQLELGGLDTEAITELLTDTLGEDVSAEFVRTCQTVTAGNPALLEGLLRSCHAAGERLDLSRFGAQELATTIYHRLEQEDTALVSLAQAIAALEGTDADLELAAAVAGLPASATFWAARRLREMGLLADTDTLTFTERGIQAAIACRLTPQDLHTAHTKAARFLNGVHAPCARIAAHLQETRQVGQDWAVHTLLTAARDAITDGDPNTAVVHLRRVLHEPLSAEQRNEVLFELGSAEIHADPPAAVHHLSMVESEGADPRRQARIATLLAGALSECDRFRESLNVLQNAVDRLDPQHPELASELETEILYLSRHDPHTATTVPQRLANLRRRNSSTPQARRRLNAFVAEHGAVALDHMSAAALRRLALDSTPPGPLNDLGELRAFGAVVGALSNLEEYDLALQICEEVLDDRRRSLPLATGLASAYCADIRYQIGQLTSARSDAQTARDKLEAFEIRRGIIPALLDGTEMRLAAIQQDTEAAERLLARHRHIAKTTYLRTCMALHGRGLLHASLGNHTAALNDQLDCGRRLERFGYVDHPQIPWRVPAALAQFQLGNHEEAILLAKTQLAFARKRGLPRTLGIALHTAATVTEDARSVDLLTEAVEVLGRSQAKLEYAQAQAELAVQLGCAGGHDQAATMLHQAMSTATACGAIALAGRIHQQLHSPATAQPQVLTRREHNIATLAAQGKSNPEIAQALVLSRRTIEFHLTNIYRKLGISRRNQLTQSLVGSTTPI encoded by the coding sequence GTGGAGGGTTTCGCCCCACACGCGCCGCGGCTTCGCGGGCGCGCCGGGCAGCTGCGCCTGCTCGGTGAGCACCTCGACGCGGTGGCCTGCGGCCGCCCCACCATCGCGAACCTGGCCGGTACCGCCGGTTCCGGCAAGACCGCCCTGCTCGCCGCGGCCGCCGACGAGGCCGCCTCACGGGGTTTCCGCGTGCTCACCGCCCGCTCCGCCCGGCTCGAACGCGACTTCGTCTTCGGCGTGGTGCGCCAGTTGCTGGAGAGCACGGTCTTCGAAGCGAGCCAGGAGGAGCGCGAGCGGCTGCTCGCCGGGCCCGCCGCGTTCGCCGTGGAAGTACTGGAAGCCGGACCGTCGGCCACCGCGGTGGACCTGCACTCCACCTTCCACTCCCTGTGGCACCTGTCGAGGTTCCTCGCCGAGGGTTCCCCGCTGCTGCTGGTGATCGACGACGTGCACTTCGCGGATTCGCTGTCCACCCAATGGCTCGACTACGTCTCGCGGCGGCTTTCGGGGCAGCGCATCGGCATCTTCACCGCCGGCACCCGCGGCGCCGAGGCCGGCCCGTTCGGCAAGGCACCCGGGGTCACCGGCGCGGAGCAGCTGGAGCTCGGCGGCCTGGACACCGAGGCGATCACCGAACTGCTCACCGACACCCTCGGCGAGGACGTCTCCGCCGAGTTCGTCCGCACCTGCCAGACCGTGACCGCCGGGAACCCGGCGCTGCTCGAAGGCCTGCTGCGTTCCTGCCACGCGGCAGGCGAGCGGCTGGACCTGTCCCGGTTCGGCGCGCAGGAGCTGGCCACCACCATCTACCACCGGCTGGAGCAGGAGGACACCGCGCTGGTCTCGCTGGCGCAGGCGATCGCCGCGCTCGAGGGCACCGACGCCGACCTGGAACTGGCCGCCGCGGTCGCCGGACTGCCCGCCTCGGCCACCTTCTGGGCCGCGCGTCGGCTGCGGGAGATGGGTCTGCTCGCCGACACCGACACGCTGACCTTCACCGAGCGCGGCATCCAGGCCGCGATCGCCTGCCGCCTGACCCCGCAGGACCTGCACACCGCGCACACCAAGGCCGCCCGCTTCCTCAACGGCGTGCACGCGCCCTGCGCCCGCATCGCCGCGCACCTGCAGGAAACCCGGCAGGTGGGTCAGGACTGGGCGGTGCACACGCTGCTGACCGCCGCGCGGGACGCGATCACCGACGGCGACCCGAACACCGCCGTCGTGCACCTGCGCCGGGTGCTGCACGAGCCGCTGTCCGCCGAGCAGCGCAACGAGGTGCTGTTCGAACTGGGCTCCGCCGAGATCCACGCCGACCCGCCCGCGGCCGTGCACCACCTGTCCATGGTGGAGTCGGAGGGCGCGGATCCCCGGCGCCAGGCCAGGATCGCCACCCTGCTGGCCGGTGCACTGTCCGAATGCGACAGATTCCGGGAGTCGCTGAACGTGCTGCAGAACGCGGTCGACCGGCTCGACCCGCAGCACCCGGAACTGGCCTCGGAGCTGGAAACCGAGATCCTGTACCTGTCGCGCCACGATCCGCACACCGCGACCACCGTGCCGCAGCGCTTGGCGAACCTGCGGCGCCGCAACAGTTCCACCCCGCAGGCGCGGCGGCGGCTCAACGCCTTCGTGGCCGAACACGGCGCGGTGGCACTGGACCACATGTCGGCCGCGGCCCTGCGCCGCCTGGCGTTGGACTCCACCCCACCGGGCCCGCTGAACGATCTGGGCGAGCTGCGCGCGTTCGGCGCGGTGGTCGGCGCACTGTCCAATTTGGAGGAGTACGACCTCGCACTGCAGATCTGCGAGGAAGTGCTCGACGACCGGCGGCGCAGCCTGCCGCTGGCGACCGGGCTGGCCAGTGCCTACTGCGCGGACATCCGGTACCAGATCGGCCAGCTCACCTCCGCCCGCTCCGACGCGCAGACCGCGCGGGACAAGCTGGAAGCCTTCGAGATCCGCCGCGGCATCATCCCGGCCCTGCTCGACGGCACCGAAATGCGCCTGGCCGCGATCCAGCAGGACACCGAAGCCGCCGAACGCCTGCTGGCGCGCCACCGCCACATCGCGAAGACCACGTACCTGCGCACCTGCATGGCCCTGCACGGCCGCGGCCTGCTGCACGCGTCGCTGGGCAACCACACCGCCGCCCTGAACGACCAACTCGACTGCGGGCGGCGCCTGGAACGCTTCGGCTACGTCGACCACCCGCAGATCCCGTGGCGCGTACCCGCGGCACTGGCCCAGTTCCAGCTCGGGAACCACGAAGAAGCCATCCTGCTGGCGAAAACCCAGCTCGCCTTCGCCCGTAAGCGAGGCCTGCCGCGCACCCTCGGCATCGCTCTGCACACCGCCGCCACCGTCACCGAAGACGCGCGTTCCGTCGATCTCCTGACCGAAGCGGTGGAGGTACTGGGCCGCTCGCAGGCGAAACTGGAATACGCGCAGGCGCAAGCCGAACTCGCGGTCCAACTGGGCTGCGCCGGCGGCCACGACCAAGCCGCGACCATGCTGCACCAAGCCATGTCGACCGCCACCGCCTGCGGCGCCATCGCCCTGGCGGGCCGGATCCACCAGCAACTGCACTCGCCCGCCACCGCGCAACCCCAGGTCCTCACCCGGCGGGAACACAACATCGCCACCCTGGCCGCCCAGGGCAAGAGCAACCCGGAAATCGCGCAGGCCCTGGTCCTGAGCCGCCGCACCATCGAATTCCACCTGACGAACATCTACCGCAAACTGGGCATCTCACGGCGGAACCAACTAACCCAGTCCCTGGTCGGCTCCACCACCCCCATCTAG
- a CDS encoding FadR/GntR family transcriptional regulator gives MEAVLGEIRGAIERGEYHVGDKLPAEAAMAQTFGVSRSVIREALRASAALGLTVSRTGKGTYVQAAGAAQNPIFGSYSARDLLEVRRHVEIPVAGYAALRRGADDLDRLASLTERMRQETDDTAWVALDTLFHISVAQASGNPVFAKVIEEIRDALRQQSFFLNKLADRRERSNREHEVIVEAIGSGAVEAAEGAMTVHLELVEKSLSAVVAS, from the coding sequence ATGGAGGCCGTGCTCGGCGAAATCCGCGGGGCCATCGAGCGTGGCGAGTACCACGTCGGCGACAAGCTCCCGGCCGAGGCGGCGATGGCGCAGACGTTCGGGGTCAGCCGGTCGGTGATCCGGGAAGCGCTGCGAGCTTCGGCGGCGCTGGGGCTGACGGTGTCGCGGACCGGCAAGGGCACCTACGTGCAGGCCGCGGGCGCGGCGCAGAACCCGATCTTCGGCTCGTACTCGGCGCGGGACCTGCTCGAAGTGCGGCGGCACGTGGAAATCCCGGTCGCCGGATACGCCGCCCTCCGCCGCGGCGCCGACGACCTCGACCGGCTCGCCTCGCTGACCGAACGAATGCGACAGGAGACCGACGACACGGCTTGGGTCGCGCTGGACACGCTGTTCCACATCAGCGTGGCGCAGGCTTCGGGGAACCCGGTGTTCGCGAAGGTCATCGAGGAAATCCGGGACGCGTTGCGGCAGCAGTCGTTCTTCCTGAACAAACTCGCGGATCGACGGGAACGGTCGAACCGGGAGCATGAGGTGATCGTGGAGGCCATTGGTTCGGGGGCGGTTGAGGCTGCTGAAGGGGCGATGACTGTGCATCTGGAACTGGTGGAGAAATCTTTGAGCGCGGTTGTTGCTTCGTAG
- a CDS encoding DUF998 domain-containing protein encodes MTPPARTSPADTVAGFAALATGIVLIALLHVLPGTAGISPVRRTISQYALTDSRWIFDLGVVLVAVGSAVLLFALIRRGLLAPVSAAGVFGGLWTASLLLIVAFPKTNWAIGPSLGGAIHRYASVVAFVALPLAVIIGARSVFRHSPTARRIAVFFGITSLMWFGLILVGVLNMLAGGEAWWTFVPLGLVERLMALNEMFALAALGYGALRVQQPIEENMTQVTPEGEPGLVTS; translated from the coding sequence ATGACGCCGCCCGCCCGCACCTCGCCGGCCGACACCGTCGCCGGGTTCGCCGCACTGGCCACCGGCATCGTGCTGATCGCGCTGCTGCACGTCCTGCCGGGGACCGCCGGTATCAGCCCGGTCCGCCGGACCATCAGCCAGTACGCGCTCACCGACAGCCGCTGGATCTTCGACCTCGGCGTCGTGCTCGTCGCGGTCGGCTCGGCCGTGCTGCTCTTCGCGCTGATCCGGCGCGGCCTGCTCGCCCCGGTGTCCGCGGCCGGCGTGTTCGGCGGCCTGTGGACCGCCAGCCTGCTGCTGATCGTGGCGTTCCCGAAGACGAACTGGGCGATCGGCCCGAGCCTCGGCGGCGCCATCCACCGGTACGCCAGCGTGGTCGCGTTCGTCGCGCTGCCGCTGGCGGTGATCATCGGCGCCCGCTCGGTGTTCCGGCACTCCCCCACCGCCCGCCGGATCGCGGTGTTCTTCGGGATCACCTCGCTGATGTGGTTCGGCCTGATCCTCGTCGGCGTGCTGAACATGCTCGCCGGCGGCGAGGCGTGGTGGACCTTCGTGCCGCTGGGCCTGGTCGAGCGGCTGATGGCGCTGAACGAGATGTTCGCGCTCGCCGCACTCGGCTACGGCGCCCTGCGCGTGCAGCAGCCGATCGAGGAGAACATGACGCAGGTCACACCCGAGGGGGAACCGGGACTAGTAACTTCCTAA
- the fabG gene encoding 3-oxoacyl-ACP reductase FabG: MTQSPSRVAIVTGAGRGIGAAVAARLSADGFAVGLLDLDADAVKQGAETLTAGGGRAVGVSLDVSDAEQVERAVARVADELGPPTVLINNAGITRDNLLFKMTDQDWDSVIGVHLRGSFLMTRAVQKHMTEQGWGRIVNLSSTSALGNRGQVNYSAAKAGLQGFTKTLAIELGKFGVTANAIAPGFIATDMTAATAERVGMDFEDFKKAAAEQIPVRRVGEPADIANLAAFLVSEGAGFISGQVIYVAGGPKD; the protein is encoded by the coding sequence GTGACCCAGTCCCCTTCCCGTGTCGCGATCGTCACCGGCGCCGGTCGCGGTATCGGCGCGGCGGTGGCCGCGCGGTTGTCCGCGGACGGATTCGCCGTCGGACTGCTGGACCTGGACGCCGACGCCGTCAAGCAGGGTGCCGAGACGCTGACCGCGGGCGGTGGCCGCGCCGTCGGCGTCAGCCTGGACGTCAGTGACGCCGAGCAGGTGGAACGCGCGGTCGCGCGGGTGGCCGACGAGCTCGGCCCGCCGACCGTGCTGATCAACAACGCCGGCATCACCCGCGACAACCTGCTGTTCAAGATGACCGACCAGGACTGGGACTCGGTCATCGGCGTGCACCTGCGCGGCTCGTTCCTGATGACGCGCGCGGTCCAGAAGCACATGACCGAGCAGGGCTGGGGCCGGATCGTCAACCTGTCGAGCACCTCGGCGCTGGGCAACCGCGGTCAGGTCAACTACTCCGCGGCGAAGGCCGGGCTGCAGGGCTTCACCAAGACGCTGGCCATCGAGCTGGGCAAGTTCGGCGTCACCGCGAACGCCATCGCGCCGGGCTTCATCGCCACCGACATGACCGCCGCCACCGCCGAGCGGGTGGGCATGGACTTCGAGGACTTCAAGAAGGCCGCCGCCGAGCAGATCCCGGTGCGCCGCGTCGGCGAGCCCGCCGACATCGCCAACCTGGCGGCGTTCCTGGTCAGCGAGGGCGCCGGGTTCATCTCCGGCCAGGTCATCTACGTCGCCGGCGGACCGAAGGACTGA
- a CDS encoding MaoC family dehydratase translates to MRTFPDVDAFTAAVGEHLGHSEWLTITQEQVQQFADATGDHQWIHLDTERAAAGPFGGTIAHGYLTLSLIPRFGKDIYRVDNLSMGINYGLNKVRFPQPVKVGSKVRAGAELVEVTDVPGGKQAVVRWTIEIDGEAKPACVAETVARLIR, encoded by the coding sequence ATGCGTACTTTCCCCGACGTCGACGCCTTCACCGCCGCGGTCGGCGAGCACCTGGGCCACAGCGAGTGGCTGACGATCACCCAGGAGCAGGTCCAGCAGTTCGCCGACGCCACCGGTGACCACCAGTGGATCCACCTGGACACCGAGCGGGCCGCGGCCGGGCCGTTCGGCGGCACCATCGCGCACGGCTACCTGACCCTGTCGCTCATCCCCCGGTTCGGCAAGGACATCTACCGGGTGGACAACCTGTCCATGGGCATCAACTACGGCCTGAACAAGGTGCGGTTCCCGCAGCCGGTGAAGGTCGGCTCGAAGGTGCGCGCCGGCGCCGAACTCGTCGAGGTGACCGACGTGCCGGGCGGCAAGCAGGCGGTGGTCCGGTGGACCATCGAGATCGACGGCGAGGCGAAGCCCGCATGCGTGGCCGAGACCGTCGCCCGGCTGATCCGCTGA
- a CDS encoding phosphotransferase family protein — MATREDLPGLDLERLRAHVDEVLPGLLSGPLRGTVVEGGRSNLTYVVGDGTGQWVVRRPPLGHVLPTAHDMVREHRVITALHPTRVPVPETLLLCQDTEVLGAPFYLMEFVTGTPYRAREEMEALGEQRTRDIALALVDTLVDLHAVDPAAVGLGDFGRPEGFLERQLRRWKKQLDGSRSREVPGIDRLHDRLAAAVPVSGPPAVIHGDYRLDNVLVAQDGTGDRITAVLDWEMSTLGDPLTDVALLLAYAERDAVNLGFVSSATSAAGYPTSDEVVSRYAERSGRDVSKLNWYVGFAFFKLAVILEGIYFRFTQGKTVGEGFEKVGAGVAPLVAHGNEILKEEK, encoded by the coding sequence ATGGCCACCCGCGAAGACCTGCCCGGACTCGACCTCGAGCGCCTGCGCGCGCACGTGGACGAGGTGCTGCCCGGACTGCTGTCGGGACCGCTGCGCGGCACGGTCGTCGAGGGTGGCCGCTCCAACCTCACCTACGTGGTCGGCGACGGTACCGGCCAGTGGGTGGTGCGCCGCCCGCCGCTGGGGCACGTGCTGCCCACCGCGCACGACATGGTGCGCGAACACCGGGTGATCACCGCGCTGCACCCCACCCGGGTGCCGGTGCCGGAGACGCTGCTGCTGTGCCAGGACACCGAGGTGCTCGGCGCGCCGTTCTACCTGATGGAGTTCGTCACCGGCACGCCGTACCGCGCCCGCGAGGAGATGGAGGCGCTCGGCGAGCAGCGCACCCGTGACATCGCGCTGGCGCTGGTGGACACCCTCGTCGACCTGCACGCGGTGGACCCGGCGGCGGTGGGGCTCGGTGACTTCGGCCGTCCCGAGGGGTTCCTCGAACGGCAGTTGCGGCGCTGGAAGAAGCAACTGGACGGCTCGCGCAGCCGGGAGGTCCCCGGGATCGACCGCCTGCACGACCGGCTGGCCGCCGCGGTGCCGGTTTCGGGCCCGCCCGCGGTGATCCACGGCGACTACCGGCTGGACAACGTGCTCGTCGCGCAGGACGGCACCGGCGACCGGATCACCGCGGTGCTGGACTGGGAGATGTCCACCCTCGGCGACCCGCTCACCGACGTCGCGCTGCTGCTGGCCTACGCCGAGCGGGACGCGGTGAACCTCGGTTTCGTCTCCAGCGCGACTTCGGCGGCGGGCTACCCGACCTCGGACGAGGTGGTCTCGCGCTACGCCGAGCGCTCCGGGCGGGACGTGTCGAAGCTGAACTGGTACGTCGGGTTCGCCTTCTTCAAGCTCGCGGTGATCCTGGAGGGCATCTACTTCCGCTTCACGCAGGGGAAAACGGTGGGCGAAGGCTTCGAGAAGGTCGGGGCCGGCGTGGCTCCGCTGGTCGCACACGGCAACGAGATTCTCAAAGAGGAGAAGTGA
- a CDS encoding acyl-CoA dehydrogenase family protein — protein sequence MEFAYDAKTEELRERLLSFMDEHVYPAEAVFEEQLAERDSEWTSVPIVEELKAEARRRGLWNFFLPGDHGGGLTNLQYAPLAEITGHSPRLAPAALNCAAPDTGNMEVLAMFGTEQQRKQWLQPLLDGEIRSAFAMTEPDVASSDARNISTRIERDGDEYVINGRKWFISGAMNPNCQIFIVMGKTDPDAPPHRQQSMILVPRDTPGMTVKRGMKVFGYSDGDHGGHAEVVFENVRVPAENLLTEEGSGFAIAQARLGPGRIHHCMRLIGMAERALKLMCERTLSRSTFGKPIAEQGVVQDWIAESRVRIEQLRLLVLKTAWLMDTAGNQGAHTEIQSIKIATPASVEWIIDKAIQAHGAGGVSQDFPLAELWMSARMLRLADGPDEVHKRSLAHRELKQYRTEHAR from the coding sequence ATGGAATTCGCCTACGACGCGAAGACCGAGGAACTCCGGGAGCGCCTGCTGTCCTTCATGGACGAGCACGTCTACCCGGCCGAAGCGGTGTTCGAGGAACAGCTCGCCGAGCGCGACAGCGAGTGGACCAGCGTGCCGATCGTCGAGGAGCTCAAGGCGGAGGCCCGCCGTCGCGGGCTGTGGAACTTCTTCCTGCCCGGCGACCACGGCGGCGGCCTGACCAACCTGCAGTACGCGCCGCTGGCGGAGATCACCGGGCACAGCCCCCGGCTGGCCCCGGCCGCGCTGAACTGCGCCGCCCCGGACACCGGGAACATGGAAGTGCTCGCCATGTTCGGCACCGAGCAGCAGCGCAAGCAGTGGCTGCAGCCGTTGCTGGACGGGGAGATCCGCTCGGCCTTCGCGATGACCGAGCCCGACGTGGCCTCGTCCGACGCGCGCAACATCTCCACCCGCATCGAGCGCGACGGCGACGAGTACGTGATCAACGGCCGGAAGTGGTTCATCTCCGGCGCGATGAACCCGAACTGCCAGATCTTCATCGTGATGGGCAAGACCGATCCGGACGCGCCGCCGCACCGGCAGCAGAGCATGATCCTGGTCCCCCGCGACACCCCGGGCATGACCGTCAAGCGCGGCATGAAGGTGTTCGGCTACAGCGACGGCGACCACGGCGGGCACGCCGAAGTGGTGTTCGAGAACGTGCGCGTGCCCGCGGAGAACCTGCTCACCGAGGAGGGCAGCGGGTTCGCCATCGCGCAGGCGCGGCTCGGCCCCGGCCGGATCCACCACTGCATGCGGCTGATCGGCATGGCCGAGCGGGCGCTGAAGCTGATGTGCGAGCGCACGCTGTCGCGGTCCACCTTCGGCAAGCCGATCGCCGAGCAGGGCGTGGTCCAGGACTGGATCGCCGAATCGCGCGTGCGGATCGAGCAGCTGCGGCTGCTGGTGCTCAAGACCGCGTGGCTGATGGACACCGCGGGCAACCAGGGCGCGCACACCGAGATCCAGTCGATCAAGATCGCCACCCCCGCCTCGGTGGAGTGGATCATCGACAAGGCCATCCAGGCCCACGGCGCCGGTGGGGTCAGCCAGGACTTCCCGCTGGCCGAGCTGTGGATGTCGGCGCGGATGCTGCGCCTGGCCGACGGCCCGGACGAGGTGCACAAGCGCTCGCTGGCGCACCGTGAACTCAAGCAGTACCGGACGGAGCACGCCCGATGA